The genomic DNA CCCTTCATTTCATAAATAGAAGAGACTATTTCCTCCCCCTTCATTGAGGTAATGATGATTTCATCTCGTCCGTTTCTGTTCAAATCAACAGAATCAAGCCAGATAAAATCATCAAAACTTGACCCCTCAATTCTGAGACCGCCATGCGCAGGCTGCAGGTCAACACCCAATGTATATATCTTCACAACCTTTTCCGAACCGAAAACAATCTCCTCTGTCCCGTCTCCGTCAGTGTCTGACACGATCATCAGTTTTGCATCGGAGGGCAAGTCAATGCTTAACGTTGCCTGTCCCCTGTGTGTGGTGAAAAATTCTTCACCAAACCGTAACTCTTTCACATGGGCGGTATCAACAGAAGTTTTTATCTCGGCAAATTTCAGACCGTCAGAAACCCAGAATAATCTCTGCACGAGAATAGTGCCTGATTCCGTCGCTTCAGCGGCTAAAAGGAGGGCAACATCTGCCTGCAATCTTTTTGCCTCTTCAATAACAACCACCGGATCTTCTGTTTCAATAGCGGTATCAAGTATGGTAAACCGGCCTGTTTCCTTGAGCTTCCGGTAGTAGGAATCGGCCAGATACCAGTCGATACCCTTTGCCTGGCAGAAAAGAAGGGGTATCCTGTTCCCCGAAATCCTTATCTTATCACCCTCCTGTGTCTCGCCCTTGATAACTTCCCCGGAGGAAAAACCCTCGTGCACCTCTCTGATCTCAAGTATGCCGACCAGAGATTCAAGCCTGCCGAGGGGTTCTTTTGTAACCGGGTGCCTGAACGGAGCTGTTTCTCTCAGAATATGAAACCTCATTCCTGCCTTTACCAATTCTTTTGTCCCAAGGTCAACCGAGACGTTCCGGCCTTCCACAGCAGTGATCGTTCCGGTCAGAGGATTAAAATACGAGAGGGTTTCATCTCTCATGGTATCAATGGAATTTCCTTCTGCACATACAGGATATGGCAGATGGCAAAAAACTCCCGCCAGCACTACCAGAAGAAAAAATGATATGCTTTTCAACGGATGCATCGCTTTCTCTGATTTCTGATTTCTTATTTCCCCGCCCTCCTTATATCATTTCCCTGCATGCGGCTGCCAACACGCAGAAGCAGAAACCCTGTTTTCTGCACCTTCTCCCGCACTGCTTCGATATGCCAGGGAACCTTAATAATCTCCGCGGTACCATTCTCAGGCTTTACCAGCTTCCTTTGCGAGTCGGTCGAGGACACCGTTTAAAAAAGAGGCTGACTCCAGGGATGAATATTTCTTTGCTATTTCCAGCGCCTCGTTAATGGTAACGGCGGAAGGGATATCCTTTCTGAAAAGTATTTCGAAAGCTGCAAACCTCAGTATCGTCCTGTCAACCGAAGCCATCCTTTTCAGCAGCCAGTGCTCTGTAACCTTTTCAATCATCCTGTCGATTTCGCTGATATGCTCCAGAGTCCCCCTTACCAGATCCTCGGTAAACCCTCTTGTTTCCTTCTGATCTTTCTTGCTCGACCAGAATTCCTCTGTTTCCCTCAAGTCGATTTTCTTCTCGGTAAAATCAATCTGAAAAAGCAGCTGCAGCGCGTATTCCCTCGCCTTGCGACGCTTCATGATTGATCGGCAGATACTACACCGGATACAGAGGCTGACAGTCCTGTCCCCCCCCTGACTTCAGTGTAATATCTGCAGCACGCCGCCATCACAGTTTCTTCAGGAGCTGCGCCATCTCGATGGCAGTCATTGCCGCATCCCACCCTTTGTTCCCGCTCTTCGTCCCGGCTCTTTCAACAGCCTGTTCTATGGTATCACAGGTGATAATGCCAAACGCTATCGGAATGCCCGTCTCCATCGATGCGGAAGCAATCCCCTTTGACACCTCTGCAGCAATATATTCGAAATGGGGAGTCGCACCTCGTATGACCGTGCCAAGGCATATGATCGCATTATATGCACCCTTGAGCGCCATCTTCCTTGCCACCATCGGAATCTCGAAGGAACCGGGGACTTTCACGGTTTCGATATCGTCCTGTTTTGCCCCATGCCTTAACAGCGCATCGATAGCCCCGTCAAGAAGTTTCGCAGTTATAAATTCATTGAATCTGCTCAACACAATACCGAACTTCAAACCTTTTGCCTGAAGCTCACCTTCAAATGTTTTCATCGGAACCTCCCTCAACACAAAGCTCAGAGATTCAGGAAGCATCGGGCTGCATGCACTCTTCCCGGCCTCCTGACCCTTCAAGCCTTTTATTTATACGTTATTCAGCATATGCCCGAGTTTCTTCTTCTTTGTCTTCAGATAGACAATATTCCTGTCAGTGGGGCTCGTTTCAATCGGTACTCTTGATATCACCTTAAGGCCGTATCCTTCAAGCCCGACAATCTTTTTCGGGTTGTTCGTCATGAGCCTCATCTTCTTAACGCCGATATCAACAAGAATCTGCGCTCCTATTCCGTAGTCCCTGAGGTCCGGCTTGAACCCGAGCTTTATATTCGCTTCAACAGTATCAAGCCCCTTATCCTGCAGCTCGTATGCTTTCAGCTTATTGATAATACCGATGCCTCTGCCTTCCTGTTTCATGTACAGAATCACTCCCTTGCCCTCTTTCCTGATCATCTCCATTGCCTTATGGAGCTGCTCTCCGCAATCACACCTTTCCGAAGCAAACACATCGCCGGTCAGGCATTGTGAGTGAACCCTCACCAGCACCTCATCATCAGGTTTTATCTCACCCTTTACAAGCGCGATATGCACATTGCTGTCTATTTCATTGGCATAGGCAACCGCGGTGAAATCCCCCCCGTACAGGGTCGGCAGATTCACTTCTGCGAGTCTTCTGACAAACAGCTCAATCCGCATTCTGTACTTGATCAGGTCCTTAATCGTGACTATCTTCAGGTTATGCTTTTTGGCAAATTCTGTGAGTTCCGGTACCCTTGCCATTGTTCCGTCATCGCTCATGATTTCGCAGATCACCCCGGCCGGAGAGAGCCTGGCCAGCCGCGCAAGATCAACAGACCCCTCTGTCTGACCAGCCCTCTGAAGCACTCCCCCGGGTTTTGATTTGAGAGGAAAGACATGCCCGGGTCGTGCAAGATCTTCGGGCATCGACTTCGGGTCAATCGCTGTCAGTATCGTCCTTGCCCTGTCAGCAGCCGATATCCCTGTAGTCACACCTCTTTTTGCTTCGATCGAAACTGTAAATGCAGTGCCGAACGGCGAGGTATTTTCATCTGTCATCATCGGGAGGCTGAGTTCTTCAACGCGCTCGGGAGTCAGAGAAAGGCAGATGAGCCCCCTGCCGAACTTAGACATGAAATTTATTGCTTCCGGCGTTACCTTTTCTGCAGCCATGCAGAGGTCGCCCTCATTCTCCCTGTCCTCGTCGTCAACAAGGATTACCATCTTCCCCTCGGCTATATCGTCCAGTGCTTCATCGACTGTATTGAACTTGTATTTCTCCATAGCTGATTTCATGGATGGACCCTGCGGGTTATCTGAAAGCAGTGCAAAATCCGCTGCTTCCTGCCTCTGATCCTATCCGTGCAAATACCCTCCTTCTGTTAATGTCTTTAAAAGTCCTGCGTCTTTATTCTTTCTCTCCAAAAAACGGGCAACGTATTTCCCGAGGATATCGGCCTCAAGATTGACCGTATCATTGGGACCTTTGAACCCGAGAGTCGTAATCTTTGCGGTGTGAGGGATTATCACCAGTGTAAAGCTGTCCTTCAGTATATCAACAACCGTAAGGCTAATACCATCCACAGCAACCGATCCCTTTTCCACCAGGAAATCGATAACCTGGGCAGGAGCCTCAATCTCAAAATGCAGCATGTTTCCCATGGTCCTCTTTGACCTGATCCTGCCCACTGCATCCACATGTCCGGTCACAAAATGACCACCGATCCTTGAATCCGGACTCAGGGATGGCTCAAGATTGACCCGGTCACCGTTTCTGAGGGTTCCAAGGTTTGTACTCCTCAGGGTTTCCTCCGAAAGATCAAAAGAGAGTTCCCTGCTTCCCTTATTCACCACTGTCAGGCATACCCCGTTGACAGAGATGCTGTCCCCAAGCCTTGCCGACTGAAATATATCCCCGGCTTTTAGTGACAGAACCGCACCACCGCTCCGTTTTTTGACTGATACGACTTCACCTGTCTCAAGCACCAGCCCGGTAAACATATCATTCCTCTATATTAAGGGTAAAATCTAATTGTTTCTGATATAAGCCGAACAAGTCAACGGTCTCGGACCACGATGTCTTCACGCGGACAGTTCTTTCTGTTTTTATGACAGTAATATCCTGTGCCCCGACAGGGATCCTGAGTTCCTGCGATCGTTCAACAATCTGTGCTTTTGTTCTTTCAGCATCTCCGACACTTATCCTTGCCAGATCCCTCACATCTGACTTGAAGGCAGAGTACCGGTAATAGGGCATGCCGAACTGAAACCCTGAATATACAAGCACTGCAAGAACAAGCATGACAAAGACAAATTTCACAAACCCTTTTTCATTGCTCAGTACCTTCATTGTATTAACCTCCCGATCCTGTTGAATCTCACCCAGTTATCCGGGTCCCAGGACCAATAGATAATAAGCGCCTTGCCCCGTATCTCCTTCAGGGGCACAAAACCCCAGTATCTGCTGTCATAACTCTGGTCACGGTTATCCCCCATGACAAACAATGTGCCTTCCGGCACGGTTACCGGGTCGAAGTTGTCCCTTGCATCAAATCCTCCCGGCCGTACGAACTTGTCATAGTGGCGGACGTATGGCTCATTTAACGGTTTTCCGTTCACATACACAACCTTGTTCCGTTCTTCAATCACATCGCCTTCGGTAGCAACTACCCGCTTGATAAAATCCTTTTCAGGGTTTTCCGGATACCTGAAGACTATGATATCTCCTTTTCCGGGTTCACTGAACGAGAGGATTTTTGTGTCTGTAAACGGAATCTTTGTACCGTATATGAACTTGTTGACAAGGATATGATCTCCGATCAGAAGGGTCGGGATCATTGAACCCGACGGTATCTTGAACGCCTGGACAACATATGCCCGTATCAAGAGCGCAAGTATCAGTGCAGTGATGATAGCCTCTGTATATTCCCACAACAGCCGTTTTTTGCTTTTCACTCAAAAATCCTCCTTAAAGTTTCCCTCTATGCCTTGCTGCCCTTTGTCTGTAGCATCTGAAACACCAGACCTGCTGCCCCAGTAATCCCTGCATCATCCATCAGTGAAGAGGGAACAATCCTCACCCGGTCAAAGAGTTCCTTCAGGGCCTGCCTTGATGCCTCCCGTATCGCTTCCTGGACGTATATGTCCCAGGCTCCGGTAAGTCCCCCTGCCAGTATGATCGCATCGGGGCTCATGATGTTGATAATATTCGCAATCCCGACGCCCAGATAGCGGCCTGCGTTTTTCAGGAGTTCCCTTGCCAGATTATCGCCGTCAAGAGCAGCCTGGTATATATTCTCGGTGGTAATCTTATACAGATTGCCACCGCATATCCCCCTTAGAAGGCTCTCCCTGCCTTTCTCAAGAACAGAGACAGCCTGGGAAAGGATAGCCCTGACCGAGGCATAGGACTCGAGACAACCCGAATTGCCGCACGGACATTTTTCTCCACCTGCATTTATGCTCATATGTCCTATTTCTGCAGAAACATCCAGAAGTCTGTTATTGAAGATAATCCCTCCTCCAATCCCTGTACCGAGGGTAAAAAGCACAAAATTCGAGAATTCCCTGCCTGCACCAACCCATTTTTCGCCAAATGCCGCAGCATTCGCGTCATTTTCAATACAAACCGGCACCCCGAATTTTTCCCGGATTTCCCCGATGAGGTCGATTTTCTCCACCGCATGCAGGTTCGGAGATATCAGTACCTTCCCGTTTTCTCTGTCTATGAGACCGGCGACTCCGATTCCGATTCCGGCAATATCGTCAGAAAAGAGCCCACCTGCAGCCTGAAAGATGGAATCGAGTATTTTTTCTGACGTGGGCTCCTTCACCCTTTTTACCATTTCCCCATCATTCGAGACAAGGCCGACTCTCAGATTTGTACCACCCAGATCTATTCCAATTGCATATTTCTTTGCCATGGTTACTCCTCCCGGTACACTTCTATTGCAACCTCAGGACACATTTGCGCACAGATTGTACATCCCGTACACTTTTCAGGATGCCGGGCAGTTGTTGGGAAAAAACCTTTTTTATTGAATTTCTCTTCTATCCCGATTACCCCCAAAGGACATGCATCCACACAATAGCAGCATCCCTTGCAAGAATCCTTATCGATAATAATCATCCCTTTCATGCGTGAGTTTCGATGAGCTCCCGCGCGTGTTTCAGTGAGACATCCGTGATTTTTCCACTCAGCATCCGGGCGATCTCATTCAATCTCTCATCGCCCTGCAGTGCTCTTGCCTCCACATAAACCCTTCCATTCCTCTGCGATTTTTCTATCTTCAGGTGCACATCTCCCATAGAAGCTATTTGGGGAAGATGGGTCGTACAAAGAACCTGGTGCCTGTGTGCAATGCCCCGCAGTTTCTTCCCGACACTGCCGGCGGTCTTGCCCCCGATCCCTGCGTCAACCTCATCGAATATCAGGACAGATATGTTGTCAAACTCTGCAAGAGTGCTTTTGAGCGCAAGCATGACGCGTGACAGTTCTCCGCCGGATGCAATCTTTGCCAGAGGCTTTGGGGGTTCCCCCGGATTTGCAGAAAAAAGGAATTCCACCCTGTCATACCCGTGAGGGGCAACCGCTGTCTTCTCGAAGCCGATGACAAATTCCGCCCTGCTGAACGCAAGATCCTTCAATTCATGCGCAATATGCCTTTCCATTGCCTTAGTAGCCTTCTTTCTCTGTGCGGAAAGGTGGCCGGCAGCAGAAAGGAGCATCTGTTCTTTCCGCCCGAGGTCATCTTCAAGGGCATCAAGCCGCTCGTCAACAGACTCGAGTT from Nitrospirota bacterium includes the following:
- the lepB gene encoding signal peptidase I; translation: MKSKKRLLWEYTEAIITALILALLIRAYVVQAFKIPSGSMIPTLLIGDHILVNKFIYGTKIPFTDTKILSFSEPGKGDIIVFRYPENPEKDFIKRVVATEGDVIEERNKVVYVNGKPLNEPYVRHYDKFVRPGGFDARDNFDPVTVPEGTLFVMGDNRDQSYDSRYWGFVPLKEIRGKALIIYWSWDPDNWVRFNRIGRLIQ
- a CDS encoding bifunctional 3,4-dihydroxy-2-butanone-4-phosphate synthase/GTP cyclohydrolase II, which produces MKSAMEKYKFNTVDEALDDIAEGKMVILVDDEDRENEGDLCMAAEKVTPEAINFMSKFGRGLICLSLTPERVEELSLPMMTDENTSPFGTAFTVSIEAKRGVTTGISAADRARTILTAIDPKSMPEDLARPGHVFPLKSKPGGVLQRAGQTEGSVDLARLARLSPAGVICEIMSDDGTMARVPELTEFAKKHNLKIVTIKDLIKYRMRIELFVRRLAEVNLPTLYGGDFTAVAYANEIDSNVHIALVKGEIKPDDEVLVRVHSQCLTGDVFASERCDCGEQLHKAMEMIRKEGKGVILYMKQEGRGIGIINKLKAYELQDKGLDTVEANIKLGFKPDLRDYGIGAQILVDIGVKKMRLMTNNPKKIVGLEGYGLKVISRVPIETSPTDRNIVYLKTKKKKLGHMLNNV
- the nusB gene encoding transcription antitermination factor NusB, producing MKRRKAREYALQLLFQIDFTEKKIDLRETEEFWSSKKDQKETRGFTEDLVRGTLEHISEIDRMIEKVTEHWLLKRMASVDRTILRFAAFEILFRKDIPSAVTINEALEIAKKYSSLESASFLNGVLDRLAKEAGKA
- a CDS encoding ferredoxin family protein is translated as MKGMIIIDKDSCKGCCYCVDACPLGVIGIEEKFNKKGFFPTTARHPEKCTGCTICAQMCPEVAIEVYREE
- a CDS encoding ROK family protein, producing MAKKYAIGIDLGGTNLRVGLVSNDGEMVKRVKEPTSEKILDSIFQAAGGLFSDDIAGIGIGVAGLIDRENGKVLISPNLHAVEKIDLIGEIREKFGVPVCIENDANAAAFGEKWVGAGREFSNFVLFTLGTGIGGGIIFNNRLLDVSAEIGHMSINAGGEKCPCGNSGCLESYASVRAILSQAVSVLEKGRESLLRGICGGNLYKITTENIYQAALDGDNLARELLKNAGRYLGVGIANIINIMSPDAIILAGGLTGAWDIYVQEAIREASRQALKELFDRVRIVPSSLMDDAGITGAAGLVFQMLQTKGSKA
- the ribE gene encoding 6,7-dimethyl-8-ribityllumazine synthase, with amino-acid sequence MKTFEGELQAKGLKFGIVLSRFNEFITAKLLDGAIDALLRHGAKQDDIETVKVPGSFEIPMVARKMALKGAYNAIICLGTVIRGATPHFEYIAAEVSKGIASASMETGIPIAFGIITCDTIEQAVERAGTKSGNKGWDAAMTAIEMAQLLKKL
- a CDS encoding riboflavin synthase, giving the protein MFTGLVLETGEVVSVKKRSGGAVLSLKAGDIFQSARLGDSISVNGVCLTVVNKGSRELSFDLSEETLRSTNLGTLRNGDRVNLEPSLSPDSRIGGHFVTGHVDAVGRIRSKRTMGNMLHFEIEAPAQVIDFLVEKGSVAVDGISLTVVDILKDSFTLVIIPHTAKITTLGFKGPNDTVNLEADILGKYVARFLERKNKDAGLLKTLTEGGYLHG